From the genome of Gemmatimonadaceae bacterium:
ATTCGCCGCGTCGGCTCGGCCTGCTCGGCCTGTGCGCCGCCACCGCCTTCGTTGCGTCGTGCGACACCACCGTCGGCTTTCGCCCCAACGAACTCCTGTGGGGCTTCGTGTCCCTCTCCGCCGTGAAGAACCCGGCCGGCGAAACGCGAACCGCGCCAACGGGGACGTTCTTTCGCGGCGAAGTTTCGTCGCTCCCGAGCGCTGCGGTCCGTCCCGACACCTGCTTCCCGTCGCGCACCTACGTCCCGCCGACCAACTCGTTCGCTGGCGTGGCGTTTCTCGATGCCGGTGCGAGCATCTCGCTGAACATCGGGGGCACAACAACCGAAGTTCCGCGCATTTCGGGGGGTGGGATCACGAAGTACAACCTCGCCGCAGGCACCACTGTGGCCTATCGCCCAGGTGACTCCATCGTGGTGCGGGTACCCGGAGCCAATGGCGGCTATCCCACGACCGAGGTGCGGGGCAAGACAGCGGAGGCCTTCACCATGCAGCCGGTGACGCCACCGGCCAGCGGCTACATGCAGCTTCGCTGGACCGCAGCGAGCGACAACAACAGCGCCCTCGTCCTGAGCTTGCAGTACGCACCGGCCGGTGGCGGGAGCACCGTCTCGCGCGAGATTCTCTGCGCGTTCGCAGACGATGGCGTCGATTCCATTCCGGTGGCCAAGTACCAGGAGTGGTCCGCCGCGAGCAACGTGACGCGTCAGGTGGTCGCCAATCGACTCCGCACCGTGCTGCAGAACGTGAACGGTGGCGCGATCCAGTTCATCTCGACGTACCAGCTGCCGACGCCCACGCCGTAGGGTTCGGCAGCCTTGGTCGACGGGGCGTCGAGGCGAGGGGGCAGGCTCGAGCGTGTCCGCTCGCGTGCGTGATGCGGTCGAGCCCGGGTGACAGGGCGTGTGACCGGGGCGATCGTTGTATGGACCCGGACCCGCCCCTCTGCCCATCGCCGATCATGCGCATCGAACGCGATCCCCTCGGCCCGCTCGAGGTTCCGAGCGAGGCCCTCTACGGCGTGCAGACCATGCGCGCCGTGCAGAACTTTCCCATCTCCGGGCTTCGCCCGCTCCGTCCGTTTGTGATCGGACAGGTCTGGATCAAGCGTGCCGCGGCGCTGACGCACCGGGAGACCGGACGGCTCGATGCGCGGCGCGCCAATGCGATCGTGCAAGCCGCCGACGAGGTGCTGGCGGGTCGATACAGCGACCAGTTCGTCGTCGACCCCTACCAGGCTGGTGCCGGTACCTCGCACAACATGAACGTGAACGAGGTGCTCGCCAACCGGGCCAACGAGTTGCTCGGCGGAGCGCGCGGGACATACGATCCCGTGCATCCGAACGACCATGTGAACATGGCGCAGAGCACCAACGACACGATTCCGACGACCATCAGGCTCGCGTGTCTGTCGCAGCTCGGAGGTCTTGTCGCCGCCTTTCACGGCCTGCGCGACGCGCTCGCCGGCAAGGCCCGCGAGTTCGACGACGTGATGAAGGCCGGTCGAACCCACCTGCAGGACGCGATGCCCATCCGGCTTGGCCAGGAATTCGCCGCGTACGCGGGATCGGTCGAGCGCGGGACCAGGCGTGTCATCGAGGCCGCGGACTATCTGCGCGATCTCGGGATCGGGGGCTCGGCTGTCGGCACCGGCGTGACCGTGGAGCCGCAATATCCGGCCCTGATGAACACACACCTGCGCGCGATGACCGGCCTCGATCTGCGTGTCGGCAACGATCGCATCCAGTTGATGCAGAGCATGGGGGATGTCGCCGGGTTCAGCGCCGCGATCCGCGTGCTCGCAATAGACCTCAGCAAGATCGCGTCCGACCTGCGCCTGATGGTGATGGGGCCACGCACCGGCATCGACGAGATCACGCTTCCCGCCGTGCAGCCGGGTTCGTCGATCATGCCCGGGAAGATCAATCCCTCGATCCCCGAAATGGTCAACCAGGTCTGCTATCAGGTGATGGGCTGCGACACGACCGTCGCCGTTGCGGCCGAACACGGCCAGCTGGAACTCAACGTCATGATGCCGGTCATCGCGCACAACGTGCTGTTGTCGATGCAAATCCTCACGAATGCGGTCACGGTGCTCACCGAGCGCTGCGTGAAGGGCATTCAGGCGAACCGCGAGATGTGCGAGTACTGGGTAGAGCGTTCTGCCGCGCTCGCGACGGCGCTCATGCCGCGGATCGGCTACGCCGCCGCCGCCGAAATTTCCAAACGCTCGGTGAAGGAAGGGGTCTTGATCCGCGAGCTGGTGCGGCGAGAGGAGGTCATCCCGGAGGACGAGGTCGACGAGGTGCTCGACCTGCGTCGAATGACCGAGATCGGCGTGCCGGGCGGGGATCGCCGCTCGGTGCCGGGTGGATAGTCGGGAGATCCGCGGGAGGGCGCCCTGGTCCAGTTCTGGGCGCTTCTCAGACTTCGTTGCCGCACGCGGGGCCGGGCGGTGCCCGGAACCATTTCAGAGGCTCGGTCCCGTTGCGATCGGTCAGCCAGCTCGGAGCCCCGGCGTCGCCGCGACCGGGTTAGCTTTGGGACATGCGGATCACCACGTGGGCCGAGTATGGCGTCATCTGCGCGTTGCACCTCGCCAGGAGGCATGGCGAGGGGCCGGTCACAGGTCGCGACCTGTCAGCGCGCGAAGGGCTCCCGGCAGACTACGTCGAGCAGATCCTCCTCCGGCTGCGCCGGGCCGGGCTCATCTCCAGCACGCGTGGCGCGAGAGGCGGTTACGTCCTCGCGAGGGAGCCGGAAGCCATTTCGGTTCGGGAGATCATTGCCGCATCGGAGCTCGGCACCTTCGACCTCCATTGCATTTCGCATCCGATCACCGAAGAGCGCTGCTCCGATTCGCAGAACTGCTCGATTCGGCCCGTGTGGCTCATGCTGCAGCGTCGGATCGATGACGCGCTGGAGAGCGTACGGCTCGCCGATCTGCTGCAGGACGAGCCCAGCGTGCGCCAGCGCGTGGGACTCCCGGTTTTGCAAGCCTAGCTCGGCCGTGGCGCCATTCGGGGGACTGTTCGGCGGACGGAGTCCGCGACCGCAGGAGCGGTTCGTGCGTGACATGATGGTCGAGCCCGCGGACGAGGACGTGGCGTGGCTCGCCGCCGCTACGCAGGACGATCGGGACCGGGCGACGTGGGAGCTGCGCTACCTTCGCCGGGCGCTCGGGCTCCTCGTCGCCGAACGCGATGCACTCGATGACCGCACAGCGTCCGCCGTTGCGCACGAACTCACCGCGGCCATGAGCCAGGACCGACGCGTGGACGCGCCGCGAATCCGCCTTGCCGAGCGCCAGCTGAACGAGCGGTTATCCGCCTATCGCGAGATGATGGCAATGCGAGGGACCGCCGAGGGCCTGGAAGCCCGCGTGGGGCGGACTCTGCTGTTGCTCGCCGGTGCGACGCGCATGGGTCCGGATGATCTGGCTCAGGCCACGAGGCTTGCCACACGGTACCTCGCCGAGACCGGTGAACGGCTGCGCGTGGCATTTGGGGCGGCCACCCTGCCAGGATCGACCGGCACCTAACGCGCGGCCCGCACGTCCGGAAACGAAAACGGGGCCGCCGCCGGCCGCCTGCTGCCAGCGTTTGGCCCCGAGTGCCGAAGGGGGGACTCGAACCCCCACGGGCTGTCGCCCACTGCACCCTGAATGCAGCGCGTCTACCAGTTCCACCACTTCGGCGAGGGACGCGGAACGTAACCGGCCGATGTGATCCAAGTCAACGCGAAGGGCGATCCGATGTTACCTTTTGCCTACCATGCTCTTACGGTCCGAGTCGAGGACGTCGCCGGAGGGTTCGAACGCGCTCTGGCGCGCGCGGCTGGCCGTGCTGCTGTATGCCGGCGCGATCGCGTTTCCCGGTGTCGTCTCCCTCGCCATCAAGCGCAAACTGCTCGCCGATGAGGGCGGGGGGTACGATCTGGTCGCCTGGGCCCTCGGCCTTGCCGATGGGACACACCTCGGTGCCCTCCGGCAGGTTGCCCTGTATCGATGGGATCTCGCCGTCGTGCTGGTCGCGCTCCCGATCGGCTGGCTGCTCTTCATTCGCTGGCTCGCACCGGGCCTCCGGGCCGCACTCACCGCGTTGACGGCGATGCTTCTCGCCGTCGCGCTGTTCATTGAGCTCAAGTGCTTCTGGGAGGTTGGCACGTTCCTCCCATTGCACGTGCTCGCAGCCGGCGCCCTTGGGGCTGGCCGCAAGTTCGCTTCCGAGTACCTGCAAAAGGGCTCGCTGATCAAGCTTGGGGCCGTGCTGATGAGCGTCGTGGTTGCCACCGCGTTGGCCTGGTGGCTCGAACGAGGGGCTCGCGCTTCGACACGGGCGTTTCCGGGTTGGCGACTCTCAACCATACCGCTGGCCGCCGCCGGGCTGTTCGTCGCCCTCCCCATTGTTCCGCGGACGCCCTACGATCGCAGTGCAGCCGTGATGGCGTTGGGTGAGTTCGTGGGGCGCGGCTCAAACCAGGTTCCCGAGCGTTCCAAGGGTCAGATCGCCGTTGGCGAACTCGTGGCTCAGTACCGGGAGGTGTCGCGGGCACCCGTCCCCAACGGACGGTCTCCGTACTTCGGCAAGGCCAAGGGCTACAACGTCCTCGTGTACCTCTACGAGACGCTCCCCTTCGCCTGCTACCACGACAGCGCCACCGCCTCCTCGTATCGGGCGCTGCGTTCACTGGAGCCCAGCGCCTTCGTCGCCGAGCGTCATTACGCGACCTATCCGTACTCGCGGCGCGCGTATTTCTCGATCTACGCGGGATGGTACCCTCCTCATGGGATGCGCGACTTCACCGACGAAACCTGGGACGACGTGAACAGTCTCGGGTCGGCCGGGATGGTGCGGAGCGCACGCGACGCCGGGTACCAGACGGCTGCCTACGTGCCGGAGCACGCCGAGAGCTGGGAAAGCGACATCGTCAGATATCGCGTGCTTGGATTCGAGCGGCACGTGGTCCCGCCGAACGCCGGCACCGTCACCGTGGCGCTTCGCAACGCGCCCGATGCCCGGTTGGGCTGGCAGCGCCCACAGGACGACTCGGCCCGCGCGCTCCTCAAACGTGACATCCGCCGTGCATCGGCCGCTGGCAAGCCCTGGTTCTTCGCGTTCAATCCGCAGCTCTCTCACGGTCCGTGGCCTAACGCGTCCACCGCGGCCAGCGCCGCCGACGCGTGTGCGCGCGGTGCGGACGTTCAGGGCGAAGTCGACCGCGGGCTTGGCGAGGTGCTTTCCCTGCTCGACTCGCTCGGGCAGCGGAAACACACCATCGTCGTCGCCCTGGGCGACCATGGTCTGCGCAATCGCGCCGAGTTCCCGCTCTTCCGCGGGGCCACGCTCGACGACATCACGTTCCACGTCCCGATGCTCATCTCGGCACCGGGAGTGCTCGACTCCACGACGGCGATCCCGTGGCCCACGTCCCACGTCGATATCGCCCCCAGTGTACTCGACCTGCTCGGCATCGAAGCGGGTCGTCAGATGGAGCAGGGGAGCCCGATGTGGACTCCCGCGCTCAGGGATCGGCGCGTGTTCATCTTCGCGCAGGGGTACCTCGGCGTCGACGGGTACGTGGAGGCAGACCGTGCCGTGATGCTCAACTACATGCTGGGCAGCGTCTCGGAATCCCGGGGCCCGAAGCTCGAGTTCAGCCCGAAGCAGTTGCTGCAGGCCCGTGACTCGACGTCCGAGGCGGTGACCGCGCTCCTGTGGCGGGTCACGCAGATCCAGGACGGCTTCATGCAGCACCTGCCGTCGCTGTCCGCCGAGGCGCAGCGCCGCACGCCGCGAGAGGCGGCGGGAACCCTGGCCAATCCCGGGAGTCGTTAGGTCAGCTCGGCGTTGAAGCGACCCGCGGGCTCCCCTAGCTTTCGGGGGCCTGCTCCCTTTCTCAGCTCCTGTGGTCCAACGCGCCGATTCCGCCGAGCCCGCCATCGAGTCTGTCGCCCGAAATCGGCAGGCCCGGCACGAATACCAGATCCTCGAGACCTGGGAGGCGGGGATCGTGCTGGCCGGCACCGAGGTCAAGTCGCTGCGGGAGGGCAAGGCCAACATCTCGGACGCGTATGGCATCGTCCGGGATGGCGAGGTGTACCTCCTCAACATGAACATCTCCCCCTATGAGCGCGGAGGCTACGTGAATCACGAGCCCACGCGCCTGCGGAAGCTGCTGCTCCATCAGCGAGAGATCCGCCGGCTCATCGGTGGCGTGGAGCGTCAGGGCCTGACCCTCGTTCCGCTCGAGGTGTACTTCCGGAACGGCCGCGCGAAGGTTCGGCTGGCGCTCGCCAAGGGGAAAAAGCTGCACGACAAGCGCGACGACTCCCGCCGGCGTGATGCCGAGCGCGAGATGGCGCGCGCCTTCAGGCGTCGATGACGCGCCTGCTGTCGCTCGTTGGCATCGTCGCCGCGCTGCAGGGGCAGGCGCCGGCCTCGCTGGTGATCCGCGCTGGTGAGGTCTCCACGCCGCTGCCGGTGCTGGTCACGAGGCGCGGCCCGATGGTGCGACTCGAAGACGGGATCCAGGCGCTCGGGGCAGCCCTCGTCCGTGGTGGAAACGACGCCTGGCGCCTGGTCATCGGTAGCGCCCAGATCGAACTGTCGGTGGGGCTCGCGGTTGCGCGCACCAGGGACGGTGTGCAGCCGCTGGCCGCACCGCCCACCATGTTCGAGGGCAAGCTGCTCGTGCCCCTGGCGCTCCTGACCGACGTCGTGCCTCGGGTGTCGACCGGATACACCTACTCGGCGGGGGTGCTCTCCTGGGCGGGTGTGCGGACGCGCGTGGCCGCGCCCGCACCCGCAGCGTCCTCGCCCCCGCGGTCGACGATGCCGAGTCCTGACGCTGGAGGACGCCGCGAGCCGCCGCCGCGCCTCGTGGTGGTGGATGCCGGGCACGGGGGCCCCGACAAGGGCATGCAGGGGCCGATCGGTGTGTCGCGAAAGGTGCTGGAGAAAGACATCACGCTTGGCGTTGCGCGCCGGTTGCGCGACGCGCTCAGGCAGCGCGACGTCGCGGTGGTCATGACCCGCACGTCAGATACCTTGATCGCCCTGGGAGATCGTGGTCGGATTGCGAATCAGGCCAAGGCCACGCTCTTCGTGTCGATTCACGTGAACGCGGCCAACCCCCGCTGGCGCGACCCGGGAGCGGCGCGCGGATTCGAGACGTATTTCCTCTCCGAGGCCAAGACCGACGATGAGCGCCGAGTCGAGGCCATGGAAAACGAGGCGGTGAAATACGAGGGTGAGGCCGAGATCGACGCGGGGGATCCGGTGTCGTTCATCCTCAACGACATGAAGCAGAACGAGTACCTCCGTGAGTCGAGCGACCTCGCCGCCGCGATCCAGGCGCGCCTGGCGCGGATGCATCCCGGCCCCGATCGCGGCGTCAAGCAGGCGGGCTTCAAGGTCCTGGTCACGGCGTTCATGCCTGCGGTGCTCGTCGAAATCGGCTTCGGATCCAATCGCGCCGAGTCGCGCTACATCGCCTCTGCCGAGGGGCAGAATGAGCTGGCGGCAGCGATCGCGGACGCCGTCGTCGAGTACCTCGATCGACTGGGAAAGAAGATGCAGGCAGGGCCCTCGTGAGTGTCGCGAGTCTCGTGGGCGATGTCGGTGGCATTCCCCTGCAGAACCCGGTACTGCTCGCGGCGGGAACGGCCGCGTACGGTGACGAACTCGATGGGGTGATGGACCTCGAGTCGCTGGGCGGACTGGTGACGAAGGCGGTGAGTCTCGAGGCACGACCTGGGGCACCATCGCCGCGCGTCGCCGACTTTCCCGGCGGCATGATCAACGCGATTGGCTTGGCCAATCCCGGTGTGGAGGCGGTGCGCGCCACGCACCTGCCGTGGCTGGCCGCCAACGTGCGCCGGGCCCGAGTGCTCGTGAACGTGGTGGGCTACGCGGTGGAGGACTACGCCGCGGTCATCACGCGGCTCGACGACGCACCCGGCAAGCAGGGCTACGAGCTCAACGTGTCCTGTCCGAACGTGAAGGCTGGCGGCATGGAGTTCGGCGCCGACATCGGCGCGCTCGAGGACCTCGTGCGGCGCGCGCGCGGTGCGACCGACCTGCCGCTGTTCGTCAAGCTATCGCCCACGCTGCCGGACCTCGTGCGGAGCGCGGAAGTCGCGTTAGGCGCTGGCGCGACGGGCCTGACGCTCGTGAACACGTGGCCGGGCCTGGTCATCGACGTCGACACGCGGAAGCCCGCCCTCGGCTTCGGGACCGGCGGCGTGAGCGGTCCGGGGCTGTTGCCGATCGGGCTCCTGGCGACGTGGAAGGTGTGGAAAGCCACACACGCGCCGATCATCGGGGTCGGAGGGATCGCGAGCGCCAACGATGTGCTGCAATATCTCATGGCGGGCGCGAGCGCTGTCGGTATCGGCACGGCCGCCCTGCGCGACCCGCGGCTCCCGCATCGCGTCGTTCGCGGCCTCGAGGCATGGTGCCGCGACACTGGCGTTGCCGCATTGTCCTCCCTTCGAGGCACCCTGCAGTGGCCGACCTGAGCGCCGTCCCGATCGTTGCCCTCGATGTCCCGTCCGAACACGAGGCCATGGCGCTCGTGCGTGAACTGGGACCCCTGGCCGGCTGGTACAAGGTGGGTGGTGAGCTGTTCACCGCGTGCGGGCCGTCCGTGGTACGGGCCATCAGGGCCAGCGGCCGACAGGTGTTTCTCGACCTCAAGTTTCACGACATCCCGAATACGGTGCGCGCGTCCGCCCGTTCCGCGGCGGGGCTTGGCGCCTCGATGATCACCGTGCACGCGTCGGGAGGGGCAACCATGGTGCGTGCGGCGGTGGAGGGGGCCGGGCCAACCTGTCACGTCATGGGCGTGACCGTGCTGACGTCAATGGATGCACCGTCGCTGGCGGAAACGTGGGGGAGGGTGGAGAGCGGGGTGGAGCTGCTGGGGGAAGTGGTCCGACTGGCGGGGATCTGTGCCGGGGCGGGGACGCACGGCGTGGTCTGCTCGGGGCATGAGGCGTCGGCGATCGTGGAGCGGTTTTCGGGCCTGAACCCCCTGGTGCCGGGGATCCGGTTTGCCGAGGGGTCGTCGCACGATCAGGTGCGGGTGATGACGCCGCGGCGGGCGGTGGAGGTGGGGGCCCGGTATCTCGTATTGGGGCGGGCCGTGACCGCGGCGCCCGATCCGCGCTCGGCGATGCAGCGGGTGTTGGACGACATTCGCGCCACGTGAGCGGGGAGTGTGATCGTCCCCTTGCATGGGCTCCGTAACCCCCGTAATTTGAGCGTCTTGCCCGATTTCGGGGCATTTCAGAATCCAGGCGCGTACGGGAGTGTTACCGTGAAAGTTCGGACCAGCGTGAAGCCGATCTGCGAGCACTGCAAGGTGGTCAAGCGATCGGGCGTGACACGCATCATCTGCAAGCGCAACCCTAAGCACAAGCAGCGGCAGGGCTGACATGGCACGCATTTCCGGTGTAGACCTTCCGCGCGAAAAGCGCGTCGAGATCGGGCTCACGTACATCTTCGGGATCGGGCGCGCGACGGCGCAGGCCATCCTCGAGAAGTCCGGAGTGAGCCCGGACCTTCGTGTGCGCGACCTGACGGAAGCCGACGTCAACAAGCTGCGTCAGACGATCGAAAAGGACCATCGCGTGGAGGGCGCGCTGCGCACCGAGATCGCGATGAACATCAAGCGCCTGATGGACATCGGGTCGTATCGCGGGATCCGGCATCGCCGCGGCCTTCCGGTCCGCGGGCAGCGTACTCACACCAACGCGCGCACCAAGAAGGGGCCGCGCCGCGCCATCGCGGGCAAGAAGAAGGTGACCAAGTAGTCCTATGGCAACTGGAAAGAAGACCAAGCGCGTCGTGGAGGCGGAAGGCATCGCCCACGTCAACGCCACGTTCAACAACACGCTGGTGACCATCACCGACGTCCACGGGAATACCGTGTCGTGGGGCACGTCGGGCAAGGCGGGCTTCAAGGGGTCCAAGAAGTCGACGCCGTTTGCCGCCACCGTCGCCGCCGAGCAGTGCGCGCGCGAAGCGCTCTCCGCCGGAGTGCGCCGGGTGCATGTGCGCGTGCAGGGCCCGGGGAGCGGTCGCGAGTCCGCCGTGCAGGCGCTGGCCGCCGCCGGTCTGCAGGTCAAGTCGATCAAGGACGTCACGCCGATTCCGCACAACGGCTGCCGTCCCCCCAAGCGCCGGAGGGTCTGAGTCATGCGCTACACCGGACCCAGCTGCCGTCAGTGCCGTCGCGAGGGCACCAAGCTGTTCCTCAAGGGCACCAAGTGTTTCACCGAGAAGTGCCCGGTCGAGCGTCGCCCCTATGCCCCCGGCCAGCACGGTCAGGCCCAGGCGCGCCGCCGCAAGGCATCGGAGTACTCCAAGCAGCTCCGCGAGAAGCAGAAGATCAAGCGCATCTACGGGGTGAGCGAACAGCAGTTCCGCAACACCTTCGAAAAGGTGGCCAAACTTCCGGGCATCACCGGCCACAACCTGCTCGCCGCGCTGGAGAGCCGCCTGGACAACATGGTGTACCGGATGGGATTCGCCGCGAGCCGCAAGGCGGCGCGTCAGCTGATCCGTCACGGCCACATCGAGGTGGATCGCAAGCCGGTCGACATCCCGAGCTTTGCCGTTCGCCCGGGCGCCGAAGTCCGCGTGCATGGCAAGTCGCGCGACAACGTGTGGGTGAAGGAAGCCATGGAGCATTCCGCGCGCGGCGCGTTGCCCTCGTGGCTGGCGGTGGACCGCGACTCCTTCAGTGGCCGCATGCTCGAGCGCCCCACGCGCCCGACCATCGCGATCGCCGCGCAGGAACAGCTGGTCGTCGAGTTGTACTCGAAGTAGGCAACAGGCTCCAGCCGCGTCACCGCAGACGCACGGTTTTTTCAGGATTCACTGGTCGGGACCCTGACTCCCATACGAACTCACCGCGCGTCAGGGGCGGGGTGAGGCGTCGCCGGGACCGTTCCCCGGTCGGACCCACAGGACACGCACCTCATGGCACAAGCGATCGATATCAAGGGACTGGTTCGCCCCCACCTCGTCGAGGTCAGCAAGCGGGAGGAGAACGCCAACATCGCCGAGTTCGTGCTCCAGCCCCTGGAGCGCGGCTACGGACACACGTTGGGCAACGCGATGCGCCGCATGCTGCTGTCGTCGCTGCGCGGCGCCGCGATCTGGGGCTTCCGCATCGACGGCGTCGTCCACGAGCACCAGACCATTCAGGGCGTGGTCGAGGACGTGCATCAGATCATCGCCAACCTCAAGACGCTCGTGCTCTCGATGCACGACGACGTTGAGGAGGCCGTGCTCCGCATCTCCAAGGGTGAGGCCGGCCCGGTCACCGCTGGTGACATCGGGGAGTCAGGCTCGGTGCGCGTCGTCAATCCTTCGCACCACATCCTCACGCTGCAGGACCGTCGGGACATCAGCATCGAGCTGTACGTGCGCAAGGGTCGCGGCTACGTCGAGTCCGAACAGCATGCGCTCGATCGCGGCCTCCCGATCGACCTGGTGCGCATCGACTCGATCTACAACCCGGTGCGTCGCGCGAACTTCACGGTGGCGGAAACCCGCGTGGGCCAGCGCACCGACTACGACCGGCTGACGCTCACCGTCGAGAC
Proteins encoded in this window:
- a CDS encoding aspartate ammonia-lyase; the encoded protein is MRIERDPLGPLEVPSEALYGVQTMRAVQNFPISGLRPLRPFVIGQVWIKRAAALTHRETGRLDARRANAIVQAADEVLAGRYSDQFVVDPYQAGAGTSHNMNVNEVLANRANELLGGARGTYDPVHPNDHVNMAQSTNDTIPTTIRLACLSQLGGLVAAFHGLRDALAGKAREFDDVMKAGRTHLQDAMPIRLGQEFAAYAGSVERGTRRVIEAADYLRDLGIGGSAVGTGVTVEPQYPALMNTHLRAMTGLDLRVGNDRIQLMQSMGDVAGFSAAIRVLAIDLSKIASDLRLMVMGPRTGIDEITLPAVQPGSSIMPGKINPSIPEMVNQVCYQVMGCDTTVAVAAEHGQLELNVMMPVIAHNVLLSMQILTNAVTVLTERCVKGIQANREMCEYWVERSAALATALMPRIGYAAAAEISKRSVKEGVLIRELVRREEVIPEDEVDEVLDLRRMTEIGVPGGDRRSVPGG
- a CDS encoding Rrf2 family transcriptional regulator is translated as MRITTWAEYGVICALHLARRHGEGPVTGRDLSAREGLPADYVEQILLRLRRAGLISSTRGARGGYVLAREPEAISVREIIAASELGTFDLHCISHPITEERCSDSQNCSIRPVWLMLQRRIDDALESVRLADLLQDEPSVRQRVGLPVLQA
- a CDS encoding sulfatase-like hydrolase/transferase, giving the protein MLLRSESRTSPEGSNALWRARLAVLLYAGAIAFPGVVSLAIKRKLLADEGGGYDLVAWALGLADGTHLGALRQVALYRWDLAVVLVALPIGWLLFIRWLAPGLRAALTALTAMLLAVALFIELKCFWEVGTFLPLHVLAAGALGAGRKFASEYLQKGSLIKLGAVLMSVVVATALAWWLERGARASTRAFPGWRLSTIPLAAAGLFVALPIVPRTPYDRSAAVMALGEFVGRGSNQVPERSKGQIAVGELVAQYREVSRAPVPNGRSPYFGKAKGYNVLVYLYETLPFACYHDSATASSYRALRSLEPSAFVAERHYATYPYSRRAYFSIYAGWYPPHGMRDFTDETWDDVNSLGSAGMVRSARDAGYQTAAYVPEHAESWESDIVRYRVLGFERHVVPPNAGTVTVALRNAPDARLGWQRPQDDSARALLKRDIRRASAAGKPWFFAFNPQLSHGPWPNASTAASAADACARGADVQGEVDRGLGEVLSLLDSLGQRKHTIVVALGDHGLRNRAEFPLFRGATLDDITFHVPMLISAPGVLDSTTAIPWPTSHVDIAPSVLDLLGIEAGRQMEQGSPMWTPALRDRRVFIFAQGYLGVDGYVEADRAVMLNYMLGSVSESRGPKLEFSPKQLLQARDSTSEAVTALLWRVTQIQDGFMQHLPSLSAEAQRRTPREAAGTLANPGSR
- the smpB gene encoding SsrA-binding protein SmpB, with the protein product MVQRADSAEPAIESVARNRQARHEYQILETWEAGIVLAGTEVKSLREGKANISDAYGIVRDGEVYLLNMNISPYERGGYVNHEPTRLRKLLLHQREIRRLIGGVERQGLTLVPLEVYFRNGRAKVRLALAKGKKLHDKRDDSRRRDAEREMARAFRRR
- a CDS encoding N-acetylmuramoyl-L-alanine amidase is translated as MTRLLSLVGIVAALQGQAPASLVIRAGEVSTPLPVLVTRRGPMVRLEDGIQALGAALVRGGNDAWRLVIGSAQIELSVGLAVARTRDGVQPLAAPPTMFEGKLLVPLALLTDVVPRVSTGYTYSAGVLSWAGVRTRVAAPAPAASSPPRSTMPSPDAGGRREPPPRLVVVDAGHGGPDKGMQGPIGVSRKVLEKDITLGVARRLRDALRQRDVAVVMTRTSDTLIALGDRGRIANQAKATLFVSIHVNAANPRWRDPGAARGFETYFLSEAKTDDERRVEAMENEAVKYEGEAEIDAGDPVSFILNDMKQNEYLRESSDLAAAIQARLARMHPGPDRGVKQAGFKVLVTAFMPAVLVEIGFGSNRAESRYIASAEGQNELAAAIADAVVEYLDRLGKKMQAGPS
- a CDS encoding dihydroorotate dehydrogenase, encoding MSVASLVGDVGGIPLQNPVLLAAGTAAYGDELDGVMDLESLGGLVTKAVSLEARPGAPSPRVADFPGGMINAIGLANPGVEAVRATHLPWLAANVRRARVLVNVVGYAVEDYAAVITRLDDAPGKQGYELNVSCPNVKAGGMEFGADIGALEDLVRRARGATDLPLFVKLSPTLPDLVRSAEVALGAGATGLTLVNTWPGLVIDVDTRKPALGFGTGGVSGPGLLPIGLLATWKVWKATHAPIIGVGGIASANDVLQYLMAGASAVGIGTAALRDPRLPHRVVRGLEAWCRDTGVAALSSLRGTLQWPT
- the pyrF gene encoding orotidine-5'-phosphate decarboxylase, with translation MVPRHWRCRIVLPSRHPAVADLSAVPIVALDVPSEHEAMALVRELGPLAGWYKVGGELFTACGPSVVRAIRASGRQVFLDLKFHDIPNTVRASARSAAGLGASMITVHASGGATMVRAAVEGAGPTCHVMGVTVLTSMDAPSLAETWGRVESGVELLGEVVRLAGICAGAGTHGVVCSGHEASAIVERFSGLNPLVPGIRFAEGSSHDQVRVMTPRRAVEVGARYLVLGRAVTAAPDPRSAMQRVLDDIRAT
- the rpmJ gene encoding 50S ribosomal protein L36 → MKVRTSVKPICEHCKVVKRSGVTRIICKRNPKHKQRQG
- the rpsM gene encoding 30S ribosomal protein S13; amino-acid sequence: MARISGVDLPREKRVEIGLTYIFGIGRATAQAILEKSGVSPDLRVRDLTEADVNKLRQTIEKDHRVEGALRTEIAMNIKRLMDIGSYRGIRHRRGLPVRGQRTHTNARTKKGPRRAIAGKKKVTK
- the rpsK gene encoding 30S ribosomal protein S11 — encoded protein: MATGKKTKRVVEAEGIAHVNATFNNTLVTITDVHGNTVSWGTSGKAGFKGSKKSTPFAATVAAEQCAREALSAGVRRVHVRVQGPGSGRESAVQALAAAGLQVKSIKDVTPIPHNGCRPPKRRRV
- the rpsD gene encoding 30S ribosomal protein S4, which gives rise to MRYTGPSCRQCRREGTKLFLKGTKCFTEKCPVERRPYAPGQHGQAQARRRKASEYSKQLREKQKIKRIYGVSEQQFRNTFEKVAKLPGITGHNLLAALESRLDNMVYRMGFAASRKAARQLIRHGHIEVDRKPVDIPSFAVRPGAEVRVHGKSRDNVWVKEAMEHSARGALPSWLAVDRDSFSGRMLERPTRPTIAIAAQEQLVVELYSK
- a CDS encoding DNA-directed RNA polymerase subunit alpha, with protein sequence MAQAIDIKGLVRPHLVEVSKREENANIAEFVLQPLERGYGHTLGNAMRRMLLSSLRGAAIWGFRIDGVVHEHQTIQGVVEDVHQIIANLKTLVLSMHDDVEEAVLRISKGEAGPVTAGDIGESGSVRVVNPSHHILTLQDRRDISIELYVRKGRGYVESEQHALDRGLPIDLVRIDSIYNPVRRANFTVAETRVGQRTDYDRLTLTVETNGTITPEEAVSYAAALAQSHFQYFASFGSHTSTPMSFGGDGNGGDGARLAQLFKTPIDDLELSVRSVNSLKNSSIRSLGDLVRQTENQILQVKNFGKKSLQEIADLLEREGLNFGMRYEDGGDGVRIIDWGTAPSRAAANAPDDEEEQ